GAGTGCAGCACGTGGATGAGCTTTTCGCAGTCGCTCAGGTGCAGGCCGATGGTGGGTTCCTCGAGGAGATAGAGGTTTCTGGGAAGTTCCCCGCGCGAGCGTTCCTTGACGGTCGCAAGGCCCTGCGAGAGTTCGGTGACGAGCTTCAGGCGCTGGGCCTCGCCGCCGCTGAGGGTGGGCGAGGACTGGCCGAGCGTGAGATAGCCGAGACCGCAATCGACCATGAGGCGGCAGGTTTGCGAGAGATGATTGTGAAAGTCGAAAAAGGCGGCGGCCTCCTCAAAGGTGAGCTGGAGCACCTGGCCGATGTTTTTGCCCTTCCAGGTGATGTCGGAAAGCTCGGGCGCGTAGCGAGTGCCGCGGCAGTCGTCGCAGGGCAGGTAGGTGTCGGGCATGAAGGCCATTTCGAGTTTGATGCGGCCCGCGCCCGCGCAGGCCTCGCAGCGCCCGCCGGCGGTGTTGAAGGAATAGCGGGAGGCCGTGTAGCCGCGGATTTTCGACTCGGGCAGGCTGGCGAAAAACTGGCGGATCTGGTCGAAGATGCCGAGATAGGTGGCCGGCGTGGAGCGCGGGGTTTTGCCGATGGGCGACTGGTCCACCTCGATGACGGAGCGAAACACGTGGCCGTTGAGCAGGAGATCGAAGGGCGGGGGAGGGGAGGGCGGTTTGGCGCCCCGGCGCGCCGCCACCGTCTTTCTTGTTACTTGATCCTTGTCCCTTGTTATTTCTGGCTCCGCCAGCGACTCGTCCGCGAAGCCGGTGGCCTTGACAAAGGCGGGGCCGGCGAGTTTTGGCGCGCCGGTCTTGATGGCGTGCGACACGGCGGGATGCAGGAGGTCGCGGAAAAGCGTCGATTTTCCCGCGCCGCTGGGGCCCGCGACCATGATGAGGCGGCCGAGCGGGAGATGCAGGTCGAAGCCGCGCAGGTTGCGCAGACGGGCGCCGGTGAGCGTGAGCCATTCGGGTGCGGATGCCATGAGGAGCGAAAAAAGCGGATCGCCCCGCAACCGCAATCATGGAGACACCGGGAAACGCCTGCCCGCGGGCGCCGCGAACGTGCCACCGGCGCAAGCCTGCCTTGTAAAATGAGTTGCGAGACCGGAGCAGGCCGCGCATGATGCGCGGCATGTTTTTTATCGTGGGAAGCGACGGATTGGAATACGGACCGGCGGACGCCCGGACCGTGCGGTCATGGATGGCGGAGGGCCGCGCGACGCCCCGCACACGGGCGCGGCGCGTGAACGAGCAGGAGTGGAAGACGCTCGGAGATTTCCCGGAGTTGGCCCCGGCCGCCATGCCGCCGTCGCTGCCCGCCGCTGTTCCGGCGCGGCCGGCCGGGCCGCAGCCGGCGGCGGTGGAAATCGATGCCGACGCGTATGCCGCCGATTTGATCGCGAGGGCCGCGCCGCTCAATATCACAAGCTGCCTTTCGCGCTCGTGGGCGTTTTACAAGTCGGATTTCTGGCCGATTCTCGGGGTCACCCTGGCGGCGATGTTGCTGATGGGCGCGGTGCCGCTGGGCGCGCTTTTCCTCACGGGCCTCTTCATGGGCGGGCTGTATTATTATTATCTGGGCAAAATGCGCGGACAGCAGCGTCAGATCGGGGATATTTTTATCGGTTTTTCCCGGATGACGAAACCGTTGTTTTTTGCCGGGTTGATCATGTGTGGCATCAGCTTCGCCATCATAATCCCGGGCTATGGCGCGCTGCTGGCCGGCGCGCTGGCGGAATCGATGCCGGTGGCCATTGCCGGCGGGGCGCTGTTATTGGCCGGCATGCTGGCCACGATGTATCTTTCGCTCGTTTGGGCTTTTGCGTTCCCTCTGATCCTGGATAAAAACCTGGGTCACCGGGATGCGATGAAGGTGAGCAGGAAAGTGGTGTCCGCGCAGTTCTGGCGTCTGCTGGGGCTGTCGTTTCTTTGCATGCTGCTTTACATGGTAGGGATGCTGGCCCTGATTGTCGGCGCGTATTTTGTGCTGCCGCTGCTGGTGGGGGCGTTTGCCCATGCCTACGAGGATTTGTGCAATCCGCCGGAAAGCCGCGCATAGTTGTGCAGCCGGTCCGCGGGGCGGGCCGAAAATTTGTTGACAGTGATTGTGTCGTCGCCGCCGAAAATGATATGCGCCCGCAGCCTGTGGGCTGTCGGCGGGGATATGGCTGGCTGTTTGGCATGATCACATATTAACGCGGCAGCGCGCGTAGCGCAGGCATCCTGCCTGCCGTCAAAACCAAAGGCGCGCAGCGCCGCTGATTCTCTTTCCAGAAAAAGAAGGCCGCACTTTGCTCGATAAAAATATTCGACGGCAGGCAAGGATGCCTGAGCTACGCGCTGCACCCAAGCCAATGATTTTTGAAAAAAGCCCGACGCGGCAGGCATGACAGAATATTTACGAAACGGACGATTATAAGGGCTCAGTGAATCTTACTGTAATAATTCAACAGACTAGAACGCGGCAAAACATGGAGCTAGGCAGTTGTCATCAAACGGCGCAGACCGCCTAAAAAAGTCTGCGTTTTCCCATCCCCTCACCCTAACCGCAACACCCTACCTACCTACACTATGAACTCCAAGCGCAAGCATCATGCTCTCGTTCGGATGATCGGCGGCGCGTCCTTCGTCGCCCTCGCGGCATCATCCGTGTTAGCCCAGGCCGTCAGGAATGACGATGCCGATCCCGGCACGGCGGCACCCCCGCCGCCCGTAGTCACCACTCCCGCCCTTCCCACAAGCGACGAAGTGATCATGCTTTCACCTTTCGAGGTGGATGCCACCAGAGAAAAAGGCTACTTCGCCGAAAACACGCTCGCGGGCAGCCGCATGAGGACCAACATCTCGGATTTGGGCGCGGCTATTTCGGTCGTCACCAAGCAGCAGATGGAGGACACGGCATCGCTGGATGTGAATGACCTCTTCCGCTATGAACTCGGCACGGAGGGTTCTTCTACTTACACGCCGGAGGCGTTGACCTCCCGTGGCAACGGTGTGGCTGATGCGATTGCCGGTATAAATAATGGCGGCAATACGACCGCCAGCACAAACACCACCGCCAACCGCGTTCGAGGGCTTGGCTCCCCCAGTTTTTCGCTAAATTACTACTCGACGATCTCTCAAATACCGTTCGATTCCTACAACGCAGCGTCGTTTGAAATCAGCCGTGGCCCTAACTCCATGCTCTTCGGCATGGGAAGTCCGGCGGGCATTGTCAACCAAAGCACCGCCCAAGCCCTGATAAACAAAAATACTGGACAGGTGCAGGTTCGCGTTGATGACCGCGGCTCGGCACGCGCCAGCTTTTCTTTCAATAAAAACCTGATCGACGACAAACTCGCTATCTATGGTGCGTTTTTGTATAACGACCAACAGTTCGAGCGAAAGCCCTCCTACGATATTACGCGCCGCCAATATGGCGCCATCACTTACAAGCCTTTTAAAAAAACCAAGATCACTGCCAGCATTGAAGGCTATGACAATGACAATCGCCGCCCCAACTCGGTCACCCCTGTTGACGGTGTAACCGAGTGGCTCAAGGCTGGTCGCCCCGTGTATGATTCGAAGACTCATAAAGTCACCAAGCTGGATACAGGAGAGGTGGTTTCCATGGTTGTGGGCAGCGAGAATTCATACATGGCGAATGATCTCAGAAATTTCATAGCAACACTTCCCGGCTATGACGCGAACCTCTGGAATCCCGCCCAAACCCAATACAATGGCATCAGCATTTTCGGCACGGGCGCCATCACCAATGTGAATTCAATCCTTTTTGTTCAGGGATTGGGCTTCCAAAGCTCCGGGCGGACGATGATGAAGGTTGCCGACGGAGGTTTGCAGCGTTGGTTCCATCCCACGCAGGGAAATAATCCCCGGCTTCGGTATGATATAGTACCAAATGGAAGCACCGGTTATAATACTGCCACGACTGTAAACACATTAAGCACAGTCGCCGGGGACCCCAATTATGTTTGGGGTAATCCGACGTGGACGGACGTTTATGACACGTATGAGACAAGGTCCGATCTCAATTCCATGACGGTTGTCCCGCCCGACCCGAATTATCTCACCAAGCGCTACCCCGGCGTGACGGACAAATCCGTTTATGACTGGGAGCATGTCAATATCCTTAACATGCATGTCGGCTGGCAGCGGAACACTAATTACAATATTGAGCTTGAGCAGGAAATACTCCCCAACCTGCTGACTTTCAGCGCTGGCTGGTTTCGTCAGGATTTTGACTCCATGCAATTGTATAATGTGGGATCGCTGGACGGTGCCACTCTCTATGTGGACACCAACATATATGATTCGGAGGGCAACCCAAATCCATTCTATGGAAGACCTTATGTGCGGGGCACCGATGACCCTGACCGTATTGAGGATTCCCAGGCGGTTGACCAGTATCGCGCAATGCTCGCATTCACGCCCGACTTTACCAAAAACAAGGGCTGGACCAAATGGCTCGGGCATCACCAGATCCTCGGCTTGGCATCCTATATGGATTACGAGAGAACCACCATTCGCAGACGCCTGCAATTTGTTGACGGCGATCAAATGATCAAAACCCGCTACATGGCCAGTCCCGACGTGCCGGGATGGAGACTGGAGGGCAATCAGAGCTATGCTCTTTTTTATCTTTCCGACGATGGATACAGCGTCAACCAATCCTCGGGGCCCTTTTATCCATCCGGCAACGACCCAATCAGTGGACAGGTCACGGTCTATGATTACAACGCCAGTCAGTACAGAAATCTGGATGCGACTATGATTTGGAATCCACACTACGCCGGCACTGGAAAATCAGCGCGCAAGCTCACCTCTTACAGCGCGGGATGGACAGCCTATTTATGGGAGGACAGAATCATTGCCACCGCTGGTATTCGCCGTGACATCAACCGCACTCATAGTACCCGCGATGCCAACGCCAGACCCGCGGGGTTGACAGCCAAAGAAGCCATTGAGTGGGACATGAAGTATTGGGTGGATGGTGTGTATCAACTGGATGAGGTGTTCAAGCTCTGGAATGACTGGGCTAGGGTGAGTGGAACAACCAATACTGTCGGGGCGGTTGTAAAGCCTTTCCTGCATTGGGAACCCATTGCCAAACGTTCCGGTGACAATCTCTTCTGGGAATTTGTAGAAAATCTCGGGTTCAGTTACAACAAGTCGGATAATTTTGACGCACCTACGACTTCCTATGTCGATTTCTTCGGCAGCAAGCTTGGGAAACCCCAAGGCGAAGGAAAGGATTATGGCATCCAGTTCTCGCTCTTCAAAAATAAGCTTTTTGCCCGTCTCAACTGGTTCGAGTCCACCAATGAGAACTCGCCTGCGGCTTCCGGTTCAAACAACGCAATCCAAAGGCTCTGGTGGCATGTTGACACCACCGCTTTCCGCGGCTGGCTGGAACACATTTGGATGCTCAACCAAGGTGGCAATCCCTCGCTTCCCGATTGGAGGTTACAGTTTACTAATGACTCCGATGCGATGCGTGAGATGCAGCAGTGGGTGGGGGAAAAATGGGGTCTTAACAATGATTATAATTATTATGATCATTTGGGCGGCACTCTGGGTTCAACCAAATCGACAAAGGCAAAGGGTGTTGAATTAGCCATTAGTTATAATCCATTGCCAAACTGGACCATCAAGGTGACCGGCGCCAAGGTCGAAACTAAAAACAACAATGTTCTCAAGGAGGTTGACGCATGGATTGCTATGCGCGAGCCGGTATGGCAAAATGCCAAGGCAGAGGACTATTTGAATGCCGTGGGAACGGCCACATTGCAATCGCTTGGCGGCATCGATAATTATACGTTGTATAATACTGAAAGGAAAGGCAACATTGTGGACTTCTGGCATAGCACCAATTACGAGGTCGCTTCCGGGGCAACCTCAACTCCCGTGAACTCGACTGCTCAAGATGGATCGACAACGGTGGAAGGTTACTGGAATGCCTTGTATTATCCCTATTATGCCCTTGAGCGTGATCTTCAGGGCCAGCAGGTCGCGGGGCAGCGCAAGTATAACTTCAGCGTGCTTACCAATTACATGTTTGACCGTGGTGCGTTGAAGGGCTGGTCAGTCGGCGGTGCGCAACGCTATGCGAGCAAAGCCATAATTGGTTATCGTGGCAAGGCATCGGGAGCAAACGGGACGCTTCTGGACATATCAGATGTCAGTGACCCCATCTATGATGATGCAATGTGGTACACCGATCTCTGGATCGCCTACACCCGTAAGATCTTCAACGACAAGGTGCGCATGAAGATACAACTCAACGTGGCGGATGTCTTCCAAGATGGTGAGCTGAAGCCCATCCGTGTGGCTTTCGATGGCAAGCCCTATGCCTACCGTATTGTGGATTCCCGCCAGTTCATCCTGACGGCTACGTTTGATTTCTGATTCTGTTACGTGAGGTTATTGTCAGATCAGGGGTTATCAAGCAAAGCCCCCTCCATCGGGAGGGGGCTTTTTGTCGGATTGCATTGCCAGCCGGCATCGCAAACATTGGGGGAGAGCTATCCTACCAGCGTGACTTTGCATTTATACCATCTCCGAACCCTTTATAGACTCATCAAGGCAGGGCGAAACCTCCGGCCGAGCCGCGGCTCGGCGAGGACGCCTCGCCCTACCAAATATAAATTTCGTTCGGAATTGATATTGGTCTAAAATCAAAGGGACTCTTGGTCTTATTTCCAAAAGGACGACATGAGCAAACAACGCGCAGGCCGGAAGCGGAAGAGGACAGACGCGGATGCGGCGCCCGGACTGGTTGCACCGGATGCATCACCGGGGAGGAACGATCACGGGCATGGGCGATGGCATGGATTTTTAGTCGTGGTTTTGGTGATTGCGGTTTGCGTGGCTTGGGCAAACACGCTGCGCGCGCCGTTTGTGCTGGATGACGGGGAATCGATCGTCACCAATGCGAGCATCCGTGATTTTTGGTCGCTGCGCTGGCTGAATCCACCGGCAGAGATGGGCGAGACCGTGAGCGGCCGGCCGGTGTTGAATCTTTCCTTCGCGGTGAATTATGCGTTGGGCGGACTGGATGTGCGGGGATATCATCTGGGCAACATGCTCATCCACGCGGCGGCGGCGCTGGTTTTGTTTGGCGTGGCGCGGCGGGTGTTGTCGCAGTGCGGTTCCGAACGAAGCGGCACGCCTGCCGCGAGGGCGGAGCGCGACAGCGCGGAGGAGCCGGGCCGTAGCGCAGGCATCCCTGCCTGCCGTCCGAGGGCGATCGCGCGAAGCGCGGCATTTGTTTTTTGGAAAAAGATCAGCGGCGCTTCGCGCCAAGAATTTTCGACGGCAGGCAGGATGCCTGCGCTACGGGGCTGGTGCGCGTCCTACGGTGAACGGCTTTCCGAAGCCGGCGCGGCTGGGCTGGCGTTTGCGATGGCGTTGCTGTGGGCGCTGCATCCATTGCAGACCGCGGCGGTCACCTATGTGGCGCAGCGGGCGGAGTCGCTGGCGGGGTTGTTTTATTTGCTCACGTTGTATTGCTTCATCCGGGCGGCGGAGACGGGGGATTCGGCAGATCGGGTGGCACGGGCGACCCGCCCGTGGGATTGCGACGCGGAGCGTCGTCAGCATGGGCGAGTCGCCCATGCCACGCAGACCCATGGGCTGGCGGACCGTGCGGCGGCGCGCGGGGCGCGCTGGTGGGGCGCGCTGGCGGTGACGGCGTGCGCGCTGGGCATGGGGACGAAAGAGACGGTGGTCACGGCGCCGTTGGTCGCGCTGTTGCTGGACCGGGCGTTTTTTGCGGGATCGTTTCGCGAGGCCTGGCGGCGGCGCTGGCGGCTTTATGGCGGGCTGGCGGCGACATGGCTGCTGCTGGGCGCGCTGGTGTTGTCCAACACCGGTCGCGGCGGTTCGGCGGGGCTCGGCTCGGAGATCGGCGCATGGGGCTATTTGCTCACGCAGTGCGGGGCGATTGTGCGTTATCTGGGGCTGGCTTGCTGGCCGGCGTCGCTGGTGTTCGATCATGGCACGCCGGTCGCGGCGGGGCCGGGCGCGGTGTGGTGGCAGGCGCTGTTGTTGTGTGCGCTGGCGGCGGGGACGCTGCGGGCGTTGTGGCGGAATCACGCGGCGGGATTTCTGGGCGCGTGGTTTTTCCTGATGCTCGCGCCGAGCTCGAGTTTCGTGCCGGTGTCGACGCAGACCGTGGCGGAGCATCGCATGTATCTGGCGCTGGCTGCGGTGGTGGCGCTGGCGTGCGCGGGAGCATGGCGGGTACTGGCGTGGGTTTGCGGCATGGGGGCGCAACGCGGCGGCGGCAACAATGCGATTCCCAAGGCTTTTCAGCCCTTCAGTCCCTCAGCCTTTCGGCCTTTGCTCTGGGCGGCGCTGGTGTGCGCGGCAGCGGCGTTGGGCGCGGTGACGGTGGCGCGAAACGCGGTGTATCGCACGGCGGTGTCGCTTTGGTCGGACACGGTGGAAAAACGTCCGGACAATCCGCGCGCGCGCAACAACCTCGGGGCGGCGCTCTCGGCGGAAGGGCGGACGGCGGAGGCGGCGGAGCAGTTTCGCCGGGCGATCGCGTTGCGGCCGAATCATGCGTTTGCCCATTTCAACCTTGGCGTGGCGTTGATGCTTGATCCGCGTGCCGCGCTCGATGCCGTCGCGGCAGAGAGGGGAAACGGGACGCCGCCGGACGCCGCCGCTCTGCGCGCCGAGGCGGTCCGGCAGGCCGAGCATCATTTCCGCGCGGCGCTGGCGGCCGAGCCCGGCAACACGGACGCGTGCGTGAATCTCGGCAAGCTGCTCGCCGACTCGGGCCGGACGGCGGAGGCGATGGAGCACTACCGCTCGGCTCTGGCCGGCGACCCGGCGGCGCAGGATGCGCGGGTGAACCTGGCGGCATTGCTCGTTGCCGACGGACGCGAGGCGGAGGGCGCGGCGTTGCTGCGCGAGGCGCTGGCGGCGGAACCGGGGCTGGCGGAGGCGCATTATCAGATGGGTTTGGTGTTGGAAAAAAGCGGCGCGCGCCGCGAGGCCGAGGCGGAGTTTCGCGCCGCCGTGCGGCTCAAGCCGGGCATGGCGGCGGCCCACCTCGCGCTGGGCAACTGCCTCGCGCGGCGAGGCGATGCGGGAGCCGAGTCGTGCTATCGCGAGGCGCTTCGGCTCGATCCGAAACTCGCCGAGGCATGGTATGCGCTGGGCAACGGATTCGCGAAACAGGAACGGTTTGCCGATGCGATGGACGCCTACCGCAAGGCGATCCAGCTCGATCCCGCGCATGTGCAGGCGCTCAACAATCTCGGCAACTGCCAGCTCGTGACCGGGCGCGTGCGCGAGGCGGTGGAGACCTACGAGGAAGTGCTGCGCCGACGTCCCGGCGACGCGACGGTGCGGCAGAATCTCGACTACGCGAAGGAACTGCTGGGGGCGCGCTGAGCACCCCGGTGCCCCGTCGTCCGCACTATTGCCGACCGCCACCGCCGAATCAAACCCCCACGTCCGCCCGCTCGGTGGCGGCATCCGGTCCTAGGGTGCCAACGGATGCGGATTACTTCTCAGGCGACTGGATGGCCCAGCGATTTTACAGCGCGCCAGAGTGGTGCATTTTGGCCTCCTCCTTGATACCCGCGCTCGATCAGGGGAGAACCGGGTTTACCCGCGACGCGCTGCCTCGATTTTCGCGATATCGATTTTCTTCATTTCCATCATCGCTTCGAAGGCGCGCCTGCCCTCCGCGCCGCCCGCGGCTACCGCGCTGGTGAGGACGCGGGGAGTGATCTGCCAGGAAATCCCCCAGCGATCTTTGCACCAGCCGCAGTCGCTTTCCTGGCCGCCGTTACCGACGATCGCATTCCAATAGCGGTCGGTTTCCTCCTGTGTGTCGGTCGCGACCTGAAAGGAAAAGGCCTCGCTGTGCGTGAAATCCGGCCCGCCGTTCAGGCCGAGGCAGGGAATGCCGAGGACGGTGAATTCCACCGTAAGGATATCGCCCGCTTGACCCGACGGGTAGTCGCCCGGCGCGTGGTGTGCCGCGGTCACTTTGCTATCGGGGAATGTCGCTGCATAAAAACGCGCCGCGTCCAGAGCGTCTTTATTGAACCAAAGGCAGATCGTATTTTTGGGAATCGGTTTGTTCATAAAGAAATTTCGACCACGAGAGGCGCGAATGAAAGAAGTCCTTCGCAATATACGCCATCGCCGGGCTTCAGTCCACCGAGAACGTCATGCACCGGCGCGCCGCCGGCCGCCAGCCGCATCGCAACGCGATTCGCCTTTTTGCGGAGAGGCGCACGAAATGGTATGAGATCTTTTGCACACCCAAAGGCAGAAGCGGCCCGCGCGTTGCGCGGCGGGCAGCGGGAGGCAGCCCCCTTCCCTGCGGCGCTCTCTTTGAGGATTTCATTATTTCAAACAGCGCTCCCAAAAACACGCCCTTAATCATGCGGCGAATGGACGGATACGGTCTTCGGTTTTTTGCCCGGCTTTTTGCGCCGTTCGTATTTCCGGTCGGGCGCGCGAGCGGCGCCGCGCACGGGGGTGATTTTCACGGCGCGTCCCGTGCGCCCGGATTTTTGAATCGCATCGAGCACGCGCATGTCGGCCACGCCCTCCTCTCCGGAGGCTTCGGGCTTTCGATTTTTGGTCACGCATTCCACAAAGGCTTCGATCTCCCCGGCAAATTGGTCCACATGCGGAAAAGTCTTGGACTTCGACTTGTCCTCAATGGTCGCTGTCTGGCGCAGGCCTCCGCTGTATTCAAACGCCGGATCGAGCACGATGTTGCCTTTTGTGCCGACGATTTGGAAACGCCCCGTGTCGGACGAGCCGAAACTCACGGCAAACGCCGCGAGCCGCCCGCGCGGAAAACGCAGGATCACGACGGCGGACTCCTCCACCTCGCGAAAACGCTTGTCCCCACTGCTGTCCAGAAACGCGGCAACCTCGACGGGCTCGGCGCCCATGACGCTGCGCGCCGCGTTCAGGCAGTAGATGCCGATGTCGAGCAACGGACCGCCGCCGTGCCTGTCGCTCAAGCGGATGTTTTGCGCGTCGGTCAACTGAAAGCTGAAACTCGCGGTAAACAGGCGTGGATCGCCGATTTCACCCGAACGAACCCGTCGCACCGTATCGAGCGTCGCCGGTTCGAAATGCAGCCTGTAAGCAGTCATCAAGGTCACGCCGGCGGCGGCCGCGGCGCGCACGATGCGCTGGGCGTTTCGCTCCGTGTCCGCGAGGGGTTTTTCACAGAGGATGTGCTTGCCGGCCTTTGCCGCGCGGATGCTGTATTCGTGGTGTTGGTCGTTGGGAAGGGCAATGAAGACAGCATCGATGGCGCGGTCCGCGAGGCACTCGCCGTATTTTTTATAGGGATACGTTTTTTCGGCTCCGTATTCGCGCGAAAGCACGCGGAGCTTTTCCGGGTCGCTGGAAACAAGGGCTGCGACCTCGGCGTTGCTCGTGCGCTTGAAGGCGGGCAGCACGGCATTTTGGGCGATGTGGCCCAAGCCGACAACGGCAAATCTGAGTTTCCGATTATTCCCGGGCGCGGCTGGCCCGGAGTCAGTCCGTTCGATGGTGCTCATATTATGCCGTTGTCGTTGCGCTTCGCGCGCATTGCCGGTGTTTCCCCGCACGTCGTCTCTTCGTGCCTGGGCGTGGGTTCGGCGAATGCGCCGGTGCACTTGGGGAATGTTATTTGTCGTCCTCGCCGCCTTCCTGCGCCACGAAATTGAGGCGGCCGGCGATGGCGGTGAGTTCCTTGTCGGTTTCGCCCTCTTCATCGAGGGTTTGTTGCAAGACGACCATGTCGCGGTCGTGGCCCAGGATGCCGGCGAATGTGCGCACGCAACCGTAGCCGGCGATTTCATAGTGCTCGATGCGCTGGGCATCGGCGATGAGGCCGGCATCGCGCACGGCGAGGTCTTCGTGTTCCGAGATATTTTCCCTGCCCTCAGCGATGAGGCCTTCCATCGCCTTGCAGGTTTTGCCTTTCGGCGATTCGTCGTGATTCTCGAAAATGTTTTCGAGGCGCCGCACGTGCTCTTTGGTCTGTTCGAGGTGGGTGGTAATCCCCTCCTTGAGCGAGGGATCATAGGCGGCCTTCGCCATTTCGGGCAATGCTTTCAGAAGTTGGTTTTCGGCGTTATAGAGATCGCGAAGCTGTTCGATATAGAGGTCGTGTAATGTGTCCGTCGTTGTCATGGGCGTCTCCAGGTTGGATTGTGAGTATTTTAGTGAGTTTCTTCTTTTATTTTCTTGGATGAGCGTCCTCCGGCGTTTGGCGCCCGAGATCGCGGGGGCAATGTCACCCAGACCCGGCGTTGTTGAAATGGGGCGATACCCTGTTCGTGTTCTCAGGGAATTTTCCCACGGCTGCACGGGGCCGGTTGTTTTTCGCCCATGACTGCCGACCGGGATGCTGACGAGGCCGACGCTGATGGAACCTTGCCAGATCGCGCGCAGGGGAAGGAGAAGTTGATGGTTACCGGGGATTCACGGCGACAAGGCAGCCACTTTGCCGCGGCGCAACAGGGGGAATTTACGGCTTTTCGGGCGAGGGCAAATTTGCTTCGCCACCAGCGCGGCCGAATATCGAATTAGGGGAATTCATCCATGCCGGAATGGCGGTTTGCACCGATTGCGAGAAACGTGAGTCGCGCGGACTATCTGTCGATGGACACGACTCCTTATTGGTTCGCATCGGTGCCGCTGCCCGGGTTTCCGCCGCTCGTGCGGGACGTGTCGGTCGATGCGATTGTCATTGGAGGCGGTTTGACGGGAATCACCGCCGCCTATCTGTTCAAGCGCGCCGGGATGAGCGTGGCGCTCTTGGAGCGCGGGCGATGCGCGGAAGGCGACACGGGCCACACAAGCGCGCATCTGACGGCCGTCACCGACATGCGTCTTCACACTCTCATCTCCGATTTCGGCGAAGCCGCAGCGCGCACCGTTTGGGATGCGGGCATGAGCGCCGTGGCGTTGATCGCGGACGTCGTTGCAAGGGAAAACATCAAATGCGATTTCAGTCTGCAAAACGGTTATCTGCACGCGCCCGCTCGCAGTGACGATGGAGCGCTCGCCGGGGCCGTCTCGGAGTTGCAACTCGAAGCGGAGGCCGCAAAACAGCTCGGCATCCCCGTCGAATCCGTCGGGCGCGTTCCCCTTTTCGCGACGCCAGGCATTCGCTTTTCGGGGCAGGCGAAATTTCATCCGCGCAAATATCTGGCAGCGTTGCTCTCGAAGATTCGGGGCGATGGCAGTTGCATTTTCGAAAACACAAATGCGGACACGGTTTCGACCGATCCGCTCACCGTGACCGCGGGCGACTTCACCGTGCGGGGGCGTTTTCTGGTAATCGCCACGCATACGCCGCTGCGCGGATCGGCAAGCGGGGCGGGCGCGTTGCTGTTTCAGAGCAAGCTGAGCCATTACACGAGTTACGCCATCCGCGGGCGATTTCGCCGCGAAAATATTCCGGACGGAATCTTTTGGGACACCGACGATCCTTACGGCTATTTGCGCATCGACGACGCCGGCGACCCGCAAACGGCCTGCGCAATCTACGGCGGGCAAGATCATAAAACAGGACAGGTTTCGAGCACGGAGGCGCGTTATCACGCATTGGAACGCCGCTTGTCTTCGCTGATGCCGGCTGGCGAAATCACGCACCGGTGGTCCGGACAAGTGGTCGAGACAATCGACGGACTGCCCTACATCGGCCCGGTGGACAAAGAACAATTTGTCGCCACTGGCTTCGGCGGCAACGGCATGACTTTCGGAACGCTCGCCGCCACGATGGCGCTCGATGCCGCGCAGGGACGCGAAAACCGGTGGAGCAAGCTGTTCGACATTCACCGCAAAAAATTGATTGGCGACGCGTGGACCTATTTTTCCGA
This genomic stretch from Termitidicoccus mucosus harbors:
- a CDS encoding tetratricopeptide repeat protein, with translation MAWANTLRAPFVLDDGESIVTNASIRDFWSLRWLNPPAEMGETVSGRPVLNLSFAVNYALGGLDVRGYHLGNMLIHAAAALVLFGVARRVLSQCGSERSGTPAARAERDSAEEPGRSAGIPACRPRAIARSAAFVFWKKISGASRQEFSTAGRMPALRGWCASYGERLSEAGAAGLAFAMALLWALHPLQTAAVTYVAQRAESLAGLFYLLTLYCFIRAAETGDSADRVARATRPWDCDAERRQHGRVAHATQTHGLADRAAARGARWWGALAVTACALGMGTKETVVTAPLVALLLDRAFFAGSFREAWRRRWRLYGGLAATWLLLGALVLSNTGRGGSAGLGSEIGAWGYLLTQCGAIVRYLGLACWPASLVFDHGTPVAAGPGAVWWQALLLCALAAGTLRALWRNHAAGFLGAWFFLMLAPSSSFVPVSTQTVAEHRMYLALAAVVALACAGAWRVLAWVCGMGAQRGGGNNAIPKAFQPFSPSAFRPLLWAALVCAAAALGAVTVARNAVYRTAVSLWSDTVEKRPDNPRARNNLGAALSAEGRTAEAAEQFRRAIALRPNHAFAHFNLGVALMLDPRAALDAVAAERGNGTPPDAAALRAEAVRQAEHHFRAALAAEPGNTDACVNLGKLLADSGRTAEAMEHYRSALAGDPAAQDARVNLAALLVADGREAEGAALLREALAAEPGLAEAHYQMGLVLEKSGARREAEAEFRAAVRLKPGMAAAHLALGNCLARRGDAGAESCYREALRLDPKLAEAWYALGNGFAKQERFADAMDAYRKAIQLDPAHVQALNNLGNCQLVTGRVREAVETYEEVLRRRPGDATVRQNLDYAKELLGAR
- a CDS encoding VOC family protein — translated: MNKPIPKNTICLWFNKDALDAARFYAATFPDSKVTAAHHAPGDYPSGQAGDILTVEFTVLGIPCLGLNGGPDFTHSEAFSFQVATDTQEETDRYWNAIVGNGGQESDCGWCKDRWGISWQITPRVLTSAVAAGGAEGRRAFEAMMEMKKIDIAKIEAARRG
- a CDS encoding Gfo/Idh/MocA family protein; this translates as MSTIERTDSGPAAPGNNRKLRFAVVGLGHIAQNAVLPAFKRTSNAEVAALVSSDPEKLRVLSREYGAEKTYPYKKYGECLADRAIDAVFIALPNDQHHEYSIRAAKAGKHILCEKPLADTERNAQRIVRAAAAAGVTLMTAYRLHFEPATLDTVRRVRSGEIGDPRLFTASFSFQLTDAQNIRLSDRHGGGPLLDIGIYCLNAARSVMGAEPVEVAAFLDSSGDKRFREVEESAVVILRFPRGRLAAFAVSFGSSDTGRFQIVGTKGNIVLDPAFEYSGGLRQTATIEDKSKSKTFPHVDQFAGEIEAFVECVTKNRKPEASGEEGVADMRVLDAIQKSGRTGRAVKITPVRGAARAPDRKYERRKKPGKKPKTVSVHSPHD
- a CDS encoding ferritin-like domain-containing protein → MTTTDTLHDLYIEQLRDLYNAENQLLKALPEMAKAAYDPSLKEGITTHLEQTKEHVRRLENIFENHDESPKGKTCKAMEGLIAEGRENISEHEDLAVRDAGLIADAQRIEHYEIAGYGCVRTFAGILGHDRDMVVLQQTLDEEGETDKELTAIAGRLNFVAQEGGEDDK
- a CDS encoding FAD-dependent oxidoreductase, which encodes MDTTPYWFASVPLPGFPPLVRDVSVDAIVIGGGLTGITAAYLFKRAGMSVALLERGRCAEGDTGHTSAHLTAVTDMRLHTLISDFGEAAARTVWDAGMSAVALIADVVARENIKCDFSLQNGYLHAPARSDDGALAGAVSELQLEAEAAKQLGIPVESVGRVPLFATPGIRFSGQAKFHPRKYLAALLSKIRGDGSCIFENTNADTVSTDPLTVTAGDFTVRGRFLVIATHTPLRGSASGAGALLFQSKLSHYTSYAIRGRFRRENIPDGIFWDTDDPYGYLRIDDAGDPQTACAIYGGQDHKTGQVSSTEARYHALERRLSSLMPAGEITHRWSGQVVETIDGLPYIGPVDKEQFVATGFGGNGMTFGTLAATMALDAAQGRENRWSKLFDIHRKKLIGDAWTYFSENKDYPLHLIHDWFSKGDQGSFNSLPRENGRVFQMGRRRVAAYRAQDGTLTVCSAVCPHMGCTVRWNEAEKTWDCPCLGSRFRATGEVLAGPAEESLEPLAASSVEAPSSESR